The sequence CTGGACCTCGTCTTCGGCCCGGATAACCTGTTCCGCTTGCCGGAGATGCTTGAAGCCGTGAAGCGGGGCGAGCGCGTGTGCGCGACGCAATGGCTGCCGCGCGAGCGGAAGATTCAGAATTTCATCCCGGAGGAATGGGTGGAGCGGGGCCATGTGGACGGCGTGAAGGCGTACATCGCCATCACGAAGGGGTGCAACAACATGTGCACCTTCTGTATCGTGCCGCACACGCGCGGGCGCGAAGTGAGCCGCGAGGCGGAGAATATCGTGCGGGAAGCGCGCAGTCTGGTCGCCCGCGGCGCGAAGGAAATCTGGCTGCTCGGCCAGAACGTCAACTCGTATCAGGCTTCGCGCAACTACCGGTTCCTCGAACTGCTCGATGAATTGTCGCGCCTGGAAGGGCTCGAGCGCATCCGGTTCACGGCGCCGCACCCGAAAGACTGGAACAAGGAATTGTCGGACCTCATGGCGGCGCGCAAGCGCATCTGCAAGCATTTGCATCTGCCGTTCCAGGCGGGCTCGGACCGCATACTGTCCATGATGCGGCGCAACCATACGCTTGAAGAGTATCTCGACAAGGTGCGCTACTTGCGCTCAGTTGCGCCGGGCGTCGAAATCACCACGGACCTCATCGTTGGTTTTCCAACGGAGAGCGAAGCGGAATTCGAGCGTACGCTCTATTGTCTGGAACAAGCGCGCTTCAGCCAGGTCTATCCGTTCAAGTATTCGCCGCGTCCAGGCACGCCCGCGGCGGGTCTCAACGATGACGTGCCGCGCGAAACCAAGGAAGAGCGCTTGGCTCGCGTGATCGCGGTTCAGGATCGCATCAACGAGGAAAGCCAGCGTGCGCTGGTGGGCACGACGCAGGAGGTGCTTATCGACGGCGCGCATCCGAGGAAGCGGCATGTGATGAGCGGGCGCACGGACGGATACCGCGCCATCAGCGTGCGCGGCGCAACGCTCGAGATTGGCGACCTCGTTTCCGTGCGCGTCGCCGGTTATGCCGGGCACTGGCTCGAAGGCGAACTGGCGGACGTGACTTGCGCGTAGTGCGGGTTCAGTAGAACGTCACGCACACCGGCTTGGGGATTTCCATACTCTGACCAACGGGGGAGAGCGCGCCCGATTCCGCGTCGATGCGGAACAGCACCACGGTATTCGTGTCCTGGTTCGCCGCGACCAGAAAACGCCCCGAGGGATCGATATTGAAATTGCGCGGCGTGCGCCCCTGCGTGG is a genomic window of Candidatus Hydrogenedentota bacterium containing:
- the miaB gene encoding tRNA (N6-isopentenyl adenosine(37)-C2)-methylthiotransferase MiaB — translated: MPEKAYIKTFGCQMNEHDSFRMMDLLREAGYGIAESPDDASVILLNTCSVRHNPENKVYSFLGALRRRKMQRPDIIVGVAGCVAQQEGERLLEREKALDLVFGPDNLFRLPEMLEAVKRGERVCATQWLPRERKIQNFIPEEWVERGHVDGVKAYIAITKGCNNMCTFCIVPHTRGREVSREAENIVREARSLVARGAKEIWLLGQNVNSYQASRNYRFLELLDELSRLEGLERIRFTAPHPKDWNKELSDLMAARKRICKHLHLPFQAGSDRILSMMRRNHTLEEYLDKVRYLRSVAPGVEITTDLIVGFPTESEAEFERTLYCLEQARFSQVYPFKYSPRPGTPAAGLNDDVPRETKEERLARVIAVQDRINEESQRALVGTTQEVLIDGAHPRKRHVMSGRTDGYRAISVRGATLEIGDLVSVRVAGYAGHWLEGELADVTCA